In Sphaerisporangium krabiense, the DNA window AGGGCTGGGGGTTCAAGGACCGCGTGACAGGGCTGCTGGCCCCGGTGTTCGCCTACGTCGTCGGCGGGGTCGTGCTCGGCGCGGCCAGGACGCCCGAGGCGCCGGGCGAGGGCCTGGCGGCGTTCTTCGCCTCGTTCATGAGCGTCAGCGGTCCGATGTTCATGGCCGGGGCCGCGGCGGGCGTGCTGTGGCTGGGGTACCGGCTGGTCGCTCCGCCGCCCCGGCGGCCGCTCGGCAGGGTGCGCTGACCGGTATCCCGCTAACGGCGGTATTTCCACATATAAAAGGTCAGTCGATAAAAGCGCTTCATCCCTTGTCCCGGTCGTCATGGCCATACGGAGTACGCGGGGCGTCGCGGGATTTGGCATCCTTCAAGGGTGTATTCCGTAGGATTCGATCTTGATCTCACGCTCGCGGACACCCGTGCGGGGATCACGGCGACGATGGGCGAGTTGGCGCGCCGCCTGGGCGTCCACATCGACACCGCCACCGTGATCGCCCGGCTCGGCCCGCCGCTGGAACAGGAGCTGGCCCACTGGCTGCCCGCCGAGGACGTCGCGGCGGCGGCCGACCTGTACCGAGAGCTCTATCCGGAGATCGGCGTCTCGATGACCACTCCCATGGCGGGCGCGGCGGAGGCCGTGGCGCTGGTGCGCCGGCACGGCGGGCGGGTCATCGTCGTGACCGCCAAGCACGAGAGGAGCGCCCGCGAGATCGTGGAGGCGCTGGGCCTGGAGGCCGACCAGGTGGTGGGTTCGGTCTTCGCCGCGGACAAGGGCGCCGCGATCCGGTCGTTCGGAGCGGCGGTGTACGTCGGGGACCACGTGGGCGACATCACGGCGGCCAAGGCGGGCGGTGCGCTGAGCGTGGGCGTGGCGACGGGCCCGTTCACCGCCGATGCGCTGCGTGACCATGGAGCCGATGTGGTGTTGTCGGATTTGACGGGTTTCGGGCAATGGTACGAGGGCTGGCGGGGCCCGGAAATCGAGGCCGTTTCGACGGTCATGTGATGCTCCGCCTGGGCAT includes these proteins:
- a CDS encoding HAD family hydrolase → MYSVGFDLDLTLADTRAGITATMGELARRLGVHIDTATVIARLGPPLEQELAHWLPAEDVAAAADLYRELYPEIGVSMTTPMAGAAEAVALVRRHGGRVIVVTAKHERSAREIVEALGLEADQVVGSVFAADKGAAIRSFGAAVYVGDHVGDITAAKAGGALSVGVATGPFTADALRDHGADVVLSDLTGFGQWYEGWRGPEIEAVSTVM